Part of the Planctomycetota bacterium genome, CGGCTGGAAGTGGGTGAAGCCCAGGGTGACCAGGGCGCGGTGCTCGGCGGCGAAGCGGGCGAGGGCGTCCAGCAGGTTCACGAGCTTGGCGCGCAGCAGCCCCAACCCCTCGCGCATGGCGATCAGGTCGGCGTTGTCGGTGACGTAGCAGCTCGTCGCCCCGAGGTGGATGATCGGCCTGGCCGTCGGGCACTGGGCGCCGAAGGCGTGCACGTGGGCCATCACGTCGTGGCGGAACTGGGCTTCGAGGCGTTCGGCCTCGGCGAAGTCAATATCGTCCAGGTGGGCGCGCATCTCGGCGAGCTGCGCGTCGGTGATGGCCAGGCCCAGCTCCTTCTGGCTCTCGGCCAGGGTGAGCCACAGCCGGCGCCAAGTGGAGTGCTTGCGCTGCGGCGAGAAGACGGCGCTCATGGTCCGGCTGGCGTAGCGGGTGACCAGCGGGTTGTCATATTGCTCGTAGTCGGCCACGGCCAGGGGTCTCCTCGCTAGGCGCGCTGGCACGCCGGCATCGGGTACGTGGCGTTGCCCCAGTGGTTGCGCACGCAGTCGCAGCACGTGCCGCGGTTGCCGCACGCCTCGTAGTCGCAGGGGCAGAACTCCAGGTTCGCCGCGTGGCGGCCGCATTGGGCGGGCGCAATGCCCTTGAGGGAGCGCGTGGCGGCGGGGCGCTCGGCGCCGCGCAGGCAGAAGCTCTTCTGCCCCTTGGCCGCGTGGTTCTGCACGCACAGGCAGCAGATGCCACGACGCTCGCACGCCTCGTTGGGGCACGGGCACATCTGAAGGTTCACTGGGCGGTTCGGGCACTCGGCGGTAGCGGCCATGGCCGGCACGGCTCCTTTGTCCAGGCGTGAGCGCGGGGTCGCCACTGTGTTATATGATAGGGAAGCGGGTGGATCGGTTCAAGCGCCACTTGACTTTTCGGGCCGTCGGGCGCATCATTGCGTGCAGTCGTCGCGGGCGCGGCGAGCGGGGCGGCGCGGTACCGCCCAAGGCGTTGTGAAGGAGACTCTGGAGATGCTCACGCGCGGGATCAGGGTGCTGCTGGGTGTGCTGATGATCGCCGGGCTATCGGGCCGCGCCCTCGCGGCCGAGGGGGATGCGCCGAAGAAGGAGGAGCCGGCCGCCAAGGAGAAGGCGGTAGACGAATTCCGGTCCGTCAGCTCCAAGCTGGCCGCGGCCCAGAGGAAGTTCATCCAGAGCAAGCCTGAGCTCGCCGAGGCCTACAAGCAATTCGCTGAGCGCCGCAAGCAGCTCGACAGGGAAGAGGCCGAGTTCATGGCCAAGCTCCGCACAATGTCGCCCGAGATTGACGAGCTGGCCAAGAAGAAGGAGGAGCTGGAGGCCGAGCGCAAGCGCAAGGACGAGGAGGCCCGCAAGGCCAAGGGCGCCCCGAAGGCCAAGGGCAACTAGCCGGCGCCGGGCGGCTTCCGGCCTCCTGGCACGTGGTTCGGGTTCCGGTTGCGAGGCGGCGCGCCACTCGTTGTGCGCCGCCTCGGCGTTCCGCCCCAACGCGCGGTTGCCGGCAATCGCCCTACCCGTATAATGATTAAGCAGCATCGTTGGGCTGGGACCTCCCGTCGCGCTCTCCCCGCCGATCGTGCGGCAGGTCCGCCTGACGTCCGCAGGAGGCGGCGACGCGATGGTGCATCTCGACGGCGTCACCAAGCGCTACCAAGGCCCGCAGGGCGAAGTGCGCGCGCTCGACGCCGTGAGCCTGCGCGTGGAGGCCGGCGAGTTCCTGGCCATCCGAGGGGCCAGCGGCAGCGGCAAGTCAACCCTCCTACTTACCATCGGCGCGATGGTCCGCCCCACGGCGGGGCGGGTGATGGTCGCAGGGACCGACCTCTATGCGCTCTCGCCCAGCGAACGGGCGCGGTTCCGCGCCGAGAACATCGGCTTCGTCTTCCAGCTCTTCCACCTGGTGCCCTACCTCAGCGTGCTCGAGAATGTGCTGCTGCCCACCCTCGCCGTGCGCAGCGCCGACGACAGCACCGCGAAGGCCACGGCGCTGCTCGAGCGGTTCGGCCTGTCGCACCGCATGCATCACAGGCCCTCCGAGCTAAGCATCGGCGAGCGCCAGCGCGCGGCCATGGCTCGAGCGCTGCTCAATCGCCCCAGGCTCATCCTCGCCGACGAGCCGACCGGCAACCTCGACCCCGACAATGCCACCGAAGTGATGAATCACCTCGCCGAGTTCCACCGCGAGGGAGCCACCATCGTGGTCGTGACCCATGAGGAACTCGCCGCCCGGTACGCGCAGCGCACCGTGCTGATCCGCGACGGGAGGATCGTGACCCCAAATGCATGAGACGAAGGGAGCAGCCGAAGTGGGACCACGCCAACGAGTTCGATGCCTCGCATGGACGGCTATCACGGCCCTCGTCAGCCTGCTCGCCAGTTGCGGCAAGGACGAGGCGCCCCCGGGCAAGCAACCCCTGGTGTGCTACGTGGGCGGCACGATGCGGCCCGTGATGGAGGAGCTGGCCAGGCGCTACGAGGCCGAGACAGGCCAGCCCGTGCAGTTCGACTTCGGCGACTCGGGCGCTCTGCTCATCAAGATCGAACAGGCCAAGCGCGGCGACCTCTATGTGTGCCACGACCCCTTCGCCGGCGGCGCGCAGGCCAAGGGCCTCGCCGAGCAGGTGTGGACGATGGCCTCGCTCACCCCCACCATCGCCGTCACCAAGGGCAACCCGAAGGGCATCAAGGGCTTGCGCGACCTGGCACAGCCCGGGCTACGGATCGGCCTCACCGACGAGAAGTACTCGACCCTCGGCCACCTCAACCCCGTGATGTTCGACAAGGCCGGCCTCCGCAAGGAGATCGAGGCCAACGTCGTCACCCGCACGCGCATGGGCGGCGAGGTCGCCAACGCCGTCGCCCTCGGCAACCTCGACGCCACGATCGTGTGGGACGCCGTCGCCCACCTGCGCCGCGAGAAGCTCGATGCGGTGCCGATCGAGCCCGCGTTCCTGCTCCAGTCGGGCGTGGACGCGGTCACCACGCCCACGTTCGGCGTGATCGACATGGGGTGCATCAAGGTCACCATCGCCACCCTCAAGTGCTCGAAGCAGCCCGAAGCGGCGGCTGCGTTCGCCAAGTACGTGGCCTCCCCGAAGGCTGGCGAGGTCTTCGCCGCCTTCGGCTTCTCGCCCGCGCCCACCGCCGGCGAGCCCACCGGCCCCGCCGCCACGAAGGAACCCGCAGAAACCAGCGGCGGCCTGCATCTCTACTGCGGCGCCGGCATCCGCCCCCCCGTGGCCGAGGCCATCGAGGCATTCCGCAAGGAGACGGGCATCACCATCCACTGCGACTACGCCGGCTCCGGCACCCTCCTGTCCAACATGAAGGCATCGAAACGCGGCGACCTGTACCTGCCCGGCGAGTCCGAGTACGTGGACCGCGCCCAGGAACTGGGCCTGATCGCCTCGCGCCAGGACGTGTGCTACTGGATCCCCGTCATCCTCGTGCCCAAGAATAACCCGAAGGAGATCAAGACGCTTCAGGACCTCGCCAAGCCTGGCGTGCGCCTGGGCCTCGGCAACCCCGAGGCCTGCGCCATCGGCCAGATCTGCGTCAAGCTCTTCCAGAAGAACAACATCCCCCCCGACGCCATCCAGGCCAATACCAAGGTCCAGACCCTCACGGTCCACGAACTCGGCATGCAGGTGAAGCTCGGCCAGCTCGACGCCGCGATCGTGTGGGACGCCATCGCCGCCTACTATGCCAGCGACGCCGACGCCATCGCCATTCCGAGCGACAAGAACGTCATCTCGCGCGTGGCCATCGGCATCCTGAGCTTCTCGAAGAACCGCGAGAGGGCGCAGCGGTTCGTGGACTTCCTGGTGAGTGACGCCGGCAGAGCGATCTTCGCCAGGCACCACTACACAACCACCCCCCCTGCACAGTGAGCGGCCCCTTGTTCAGGCGCGCGACCCCCATTGAAGCCCGCCGCGGCCCTGTTGCCGGCCCTTCGGTTACCCTCTTTTCGGTCGTCACCCTGGCGTTCGTGGCGGCGTTCCTGCTCATCGTGGCGACGCTGATCGTCACCAACATCTGCTACACGGACCTGGGGGCCTTCCGCGAAGCGCTCGCCTCGCGCGAGGTCCGCCACGCCATGTGGTTGAGCGTCGTCACCTCCCTCACCTCGGTCGCCATCATCGTCCTCTTCGCCGTGCCCGTGGGCTACGCCCTGAGCCGCTACAGGTTCCCCGGCCACGCCATCGTAGACACGCTGGTGGACCTGCCCATCGTGGTGCCGCCCATCGTCGTCGGCCTTCTGCTGCTCGCGTTCTTCAGCACCCCGGTGGGCCGCTGGATCGAGGGGCTGGGCATCGAGTTCGTCTTCACGGTGCCGGGCATCATCCTGTGCCAGTTCGTGGTCTCGGCCTCCTTCGGCATCCGCACGGCGGCCGCGGCGTTCGACAGCGTGGACCGCCGCCTCGAGGACCTGGCTCTCACGCTGGGCTGCACGCGCGGCCAGGCCTTCCGCCGCGTGGCGCTGCCCATGGCCCGCAACGGCATCGTGGCCGGGGCCATCGTGGCCTGGGCGCACGTCGTCGGCCTCTACGGGCCGCTCATGGTCTTCGCCGGCACCACGCGCATGAAGACCGAGGTCCTGCCCTCCACCATCGCCCTCGAGCTCTCCATCGGCCGCCTCGAGGTGGCGCTGGCCGTGGCCCTCCTCATGCTGGCCGCGGCCACGCTGGCCCTCGTCCTCGTGCACGCCCTGGCCCCGGGGCGGAGGTGGCTGAACCGATGATCCGCGTGCGCGGCCTCTCCCTCCGCATCGGCGCCTTCGCGCTCCACGACCTCTCCCTCGAGGTCCCAGCGGGCGACTACTTCATCCTCCTCGGCCCCACCGGCTCGGGCAAGACGCTCTTCATCGAGTGCCTGTGCGGCCTGATCCGCCCCGATGGCGGCGCCATCGAGATTGACGGGCGCGACGTCACCCGCCTCGCCCCGCGCCTGCGCGGCATCGGCTATGTGCCCCAGCACCAGGGCCTCTTCCCCCACCTCACCGTGGCCGACAACATTGCCTTCCCCCTCAAGGCGCGCGGCGTGTCGCCCGCCGAGATCGCGGCCAGCACCGCGCCCCTCATCGAGCTCCTCGGCATCGGCGGCCTGGCCGCGCGCTGGCCGGCTCACCTCAGCGGCGGCGAGCGCCAGAAAGTGGCCCTCGCCCGCGCCCTCGCCTCGCGGCCCAACGTGCTGCTGCTCGATGAGCCCGTGAGCGCCCTCGACGAAGCAGGCCGCGAACGCCTCTGCGCCGACCTCCGCCGCATCCACCAGGAACTCCGCGTCACCACCCTCCACGTCAGCCACAGCGTCGAGGAGGCCCTCAGTGTCGGGAGCCGGGCCGGCGTGCTCCGCGACGGCTCGGTGATCCAGACCGGCCCCCTCACCGACCTCCTCCGCCGCCCGGGGAGCGAGTTCGTCGCCCGCTTCTTCCGCACCGAGAACATCATCGCCGCCACGGCCACCCCCCTGCCCCACGGCGGATGCGAGCTGGCCCTCGCAGGCCACCGCCTGCGCGCCCACGCGCGCCGCGAGGGAACCGTCACCTTCGTCATCCGCCCCGAGTGCCTCATCGTTCACCCCGCCGACCACGCGGCGCCCAACAGCCTGCCCGCCACCCTCAGGCACATCAGCGACCGAGGCCCCTACTTGCGCCTCGAGTTCGACGCCGGCGTGCCCCTGGTCGCCTACGTCACGGCCGGCGCCCAAGGCTACGCGGAGGGTCGCCCCTACCGCCTCGCCCTCCCCCCCGA contains:
- a CDS encoding ABC transporter ATP-binding protein — encoded protein: MAEPMIRVRGLSLRIGAFALHDLSLEVPAGDYFILLGPTGSGKTLFIECLCGLIRPDGGAIEIDGRDVTRLAPRLRGIGYVPQHQGLFPHLTVADNIAFPLKARGVSPAEIAASTAPLIELLGIGGLAARWPAHLSGGERQKVALARALASRPNVLLLDEPVSALDEAGRERLCADLRRIHQELRVTTLHVSHSVEEALSVGSRAGVLRDGSVIQTGPLTDLLRRPGSEFVARFFRTENIIAATATPLPHGGCELALAGHRLRAHARREGTVTFVIRPECLIVHPADHAAPNSLPATLRHISDRGPYLRLEFDAGVPLVAYVTAGAQGYAEGRPYRLALPPEAIHILPA
- a CDS encoding ABC transporter ATP-binding protein is translated as MVHLDGVTKRYQGPQGEVRALDAVSLRVEAGEFLAIRGASGSGKSTLLLTIGAMVRPTAGRVMVAGTDLYALSPSERARFRAENIGFVFQLFHLVPYLSVLENVLLPTLAVRSADDSTAKATALLERFGLSHRMHHRPSELSIGERQRAAMARALLNRPRLILADEPTGNLDPDNATEVMNHLAEFHREGATIVVVTHEELAARYAQRTVLIRDGRIVTPNA
- the modA gene encoding molybdate ABC transporter substrate-binding protein; this translates as MGPRQRVRCLAWTAITALVSLLASCGKDEAPPGKQPLVCYVGGTMRPVMEELARRYEAETGQPVQFDFGDSGALLIKIEQAKRGDLYVCHDPFAGGAQAKGLAEQVWTMASLTPTIAVTKGNPKGIKGLRDLAQPGLRIGLTDEKYSTLGHLNPVMFDKAGLRKEIEANVVTRTRMGGEVANAVALGNLDATIVWDAVAHLRREKLDAVPIEPAFLLQSGVDAVTTPTFGVIDMGCIKVTIATLKCSKQPEAAAAFAKYVASPKAGEVFAAFGFSPAPTAGEPTGPAATKEPAETSGGLHLYCGAGIRPPVAEAIEAFRKETGITIHCDYAGSGTLLSNMKASKRGDLYLPGESEYVDRAQELGLIASRQDVCYWIPVILVPKNNPKEIKTLQDLAKPGVRLGLGNPEACAIGQICVKLFQKNNIPPDAIQANTKVQTLTVHELGMQVKLGQLDAAIVWDAIAAYYASDADAIAIPSDKNVISRVAIGILSFSKNRERAQRFVDFLVSDAGRAIFARHHYTTTPPAQ
- a CDS encoding ABC transporter permease, with protein sequence MFRRATPIEARRGPVAGPSVTLFSVVTLAFVAAFLLIVATLIVTNICYTDLGAFREALASREVRHAMWLSVVTSLTSVAIIVLFAVPVGYALSRYRFPGHAIVDTLVDLPIVVPPIVVGLLLLAFFSTPVGRWIEGLGIEFVFTVPGIILCQFVVSASFGIRTAAAAFDSVDRRLEDLALTLGCTRGQAFRRVALPMARNGIVAGAIVAWAHVVGLYGPLMVFAGTTRMKTEVLPSTIALELSIGRLEVALAVALLMLAAATLALVLVHALAPGRRWLNR